Proteins from one Cystobacter fuscus DSM 2262 genomic window:
- a CDS encoding DnaA N-terminal domain-containing protein, translating into MAGLDWVQVDVGFPMSLEAVCAARTLGMDRRAFLGSIVELQIWAVQALPSGRFEPFAMSGGQSGGQVPDASADEAVWCEALEGAVRWTGTPGAFWDALLRARILVREGDTVRLTLCDRYVQVLEKRQKEAERKRKERAAKGSGVSAGRPADASGTSSPRKKKERESEKKTSSAAAAAEVRETGTSASRLLPVPPPTVEDVPEETTPIQRCLPGMHMVPASPPPEVRLQAAATALTTRSTSASAEPCPAEEEAQAEAFFESCQRERCQTLPGIPAEERPRTWGAWYRFALDKVGGDERRLQAAWRGYLHSEWGRTREPRCTAQAFCSPRVWARYLEPVSEPSPAPSADESTEAGRRWNECLGWLRDNGKRYALSWLAQARAVDVEDGHLVLAAPDAYFRQWVEENYGPLVEGLVKEAGLVGVRWRISGSPDAGRQATGA; encoded by the coding sequence ATGGCCGGACTGGACTGGGTACAGGTCGACGTGGGCTTTCCCATGAGCCTCGAGGCGGTGTGTGCGGCACGTACCCTGGGGATGGACCGGCGGGCCTTCCTGGGCTCCATCGTGGAACTGCAGATCTGGGCGGTGCAGGCGCTGCCCTCCGGGCGCTTCGAGCCCTTCGCCATGTCCGGAGGACAGTCCGGCGGACAGGTGCCGGACGCGTCCGCGGACGAGGCGGTGTGGTGCGAGGCCCTGGAAGGCGCGGTCCGGTGGACGGGCACCCCCGGTGCGTTCTGGGACGCGTTGCTGCGCGCCCGGATCCTCGTCCGGGAGGGGGACACGGTCCGCCTCACGCTGTGCGATCGCTACGTGCAAGTCCTCGAAAAGAGGCAGAAGGAAGCCGAGCGCAAGAGGAAGGAGCGCGCCGCCAAGGGCTCCGGCGTGTCCGCGGGACGTCCGGCGGACGCGTCCGGGACGTCCTCGCCCAGAAAGAAGAAGGAAAGGGAGAGTGAGAAGAAGACTTCTTCTGCTGCTGCCGCGGCGGAGGTCAGGGAAACGGGGACGTCCGCGAGCAGGCTCCTGCCCGTGCCCCCACCCACGGTGGAGGACGTGCCCGAGGAGACGACGCCCATCCAGCGCTGCCTGCCGGGCATGCACATGGTGCCGGCCTCTCCGCCCCCGGAGGTGCGGCTCCAGGCGGCCGCCACCGCCCTGACGACCCGGAGCACGTCCGCCTCCGCCGAGCCCTGCCCGGCGGAGGAAGAGGCCCAGGCCGAGGCCTTCTTCGAGTCCTGCCAGCGCGAGCGCTGCCAGACGCTGCCCGGCATCCCCGCCGAGGAGCGTCCCCGGACGTGGGGCGCCTGGTACCGCTTCGCCCTGGACAAGGTGGGGGGGGACGAGCGCCGGCTCCAGGCGGCGTGGCGCGGCTACCTGCACTCGGAGTGGGGCCGCACGCGCGAGCCGCGCTGCACGGCCCAGGCGTTCTGCTCGCCCCGGGTGTGGGCGCGCTACCTGGAGCCGGTCTCCGAGCCGTCCCCCGCTCCGTCCGCGGACGAGTCCACCGAGGCGGGCCGCCGGTGGAACGAGTGCCTCGGGTGGCTGCGGGACAACGGCAAGCGCTACGCGCTCTCGTGGCTGGCCCAGGCTCGCGCGGTGGACGTGGAGGACGGGCACCTGGTGCTCGCGGCCCCCGACGCCTACTTCCGTCAATGGGTGGAGGAGAACTACGGCCCCCTGGTGGAGGGGCTCGTGAAGGAGGCGGGGCTCGTGGGGGTGCGCTGGCGGATCTCCGGTTCCCCGGACGCCGGGCGGCAGGCGACGGGGGCGTAG
- a CDS encoding methyl-accepting chemotaxis protein — protein sequence MSIGKKIALGFGLSLLVLLLVALVAFQGARQLQETTEGLVDSRDQGRRMSMVLSLIVDAETSQRGFVITGDPTYLEPYHRARQRLDEDLLLLRRDLAGSPTQLERLERLEPIIRERLATLDRTRQLREQSGSMDAVAQAVRASSGRGRQLMDEVRRGLGEMLKYEDLRWAEFESQARESAWRSIWVLASGTLLGLLIVGLGSWIITRSITGPLDKLVKGTVQLGRGNLEHRIEVHNRDETGELARAFNDMAERRKAAEAQLAEQAQQREHTLRTVAEFVNQLAATTSEVLVSTTQQVASAQEQGSAVAETVSTVEEIAQTSEEAAGRARTVSESARHAEEVGRNGRRTVDEAVAAMSTVREQVESIASRILALAEQAQAIGDIITTVNDISEQTHMLALNASIEASRAGEHGRGFAVVAAEVKALADQSKKSTTQVRQILGQIQKATQGAVMTTEEGTKSVGTAVRVVSQAGSTIQTLGDLLGQASLTGAQISASAAQQATGIGQIRQAMRDVSQATQQMLSSTRQTERAMQDLNGMGQKLKSLLGEYGRAA from the coding sequence ATGAGCATTGGAAAGAAGATCGCCCTGGGCTTTGGCCTGTCGCTGCTGGTGCTGCTGCTCGTGGCGCTGGTGGCGTTCCAGGGCGCCCGGCAGCTACAGGAGACCACCGAGGGCCTGGTGGACAGCCGCGATCAGGGCCGCCGCATGTCCATGGTCCTCTCGCTCATCGTGGACGCCGAGACGAGCCAGCGCGGCTTCGTCATCACCGGCGACCCGACCTATCTGGAGCCCTACCATCGGGCCCGTCAGCGGCTGGACGAGGATCTCCTCCTCCTGCGCCGCGATCTGGCCGGCTCTCCCACGCAACTGGAGCGCCTGGAGCGGCTCGAGCCCATCATCCGCGAGCGGCTCGCCACCCTGGATCGCACGCGCCAGTTGCGCGAGCAGTCCGGAAGCATGGATGCCGTGGCGCAGGCCGTCCGCGCGAGCTCGGGCCGGGGCCGGCAGTTGATGGACGAGGTGCGCCGGGGACTCGGTGAGATGTTGAAGTACGAGGATCTGCGCTGGGCGGAGTTCGAGAGCCAGGCGCGGGAGAGCGCCTGGCGCAGCATCTGGGTGCTGGCCTCGGGCACGCTCCTGGGCCTGCTCATCGTGGGCCTGGGCAGTTGGATCATCACCCGGAGCATCACCGGCCCGCTGGACAAGCTGGTGAAGGGCACCGTGCAACTGGGCCGCGGCAACCTCGAGCACCGCATCGAGGTGCACAACCGCGACGAGACCGGGGAGCTGGCGCGCGCCTTCAATGACATGGCCGAGCGCCGCAAGGCCGCCGAGGCCCAGCTCGCCGAGCAGGCCCAGCAGCGCGAGCACACCCTGCGGACGGTGGCCGAGTTCGTCAACCAGCTCGCGGCCACCACGTCGGAGGTGTTGGTGAGCACCACGCAGCAGGTGGCCAGCGCCCAGGAGCAGGGCAGCGCGGTGGCCGAGACGGTGAGTACCGTCGAGGAGATCGCCCAGACGTCCGAGGAGGCGGCGGGACGCGCGCGCACGGTGAGCGAGTCGGCGCGCCACGCCGAGGAGGTGGGCCGCAACGGCCGGCGCACGGTGGATGAAGCGGTGGCGGCCATGTCCACCGTGCGCGAGCAGGTGGAGTCCATCGCCTCGCGCATCCTCGCCCTGGCCGAGCAGGCCCAGGCCATCGGCGACATCATCACCACCGTCAACGACATCTCCGAGCAGACGCACATGCTCGCCCTCAACGCCTCCATCGAGGCCAGCCGCGCGGGTGAGCACGGCCGGGGCTTCGCCGTGGTGGCCGCCGAGGTGAAGGCGCTCGCGGACCAGTCCAAGAAGTCCACCACCCAGGTGCGGCAGATTCTGGGGCAGATCCAGAAGGCCACCCAGGGCGCGGTGATGACCACGGAGGAGGGCACCAAGAGCGTGGGCACGGCCGTGCGCGTGGTGTCGCAAGCGGGCAGCACCATCCAGACGCTGGGAGATCTGCTCGGCCAGGCGTCGCTCACCGGGGCGCAGATCTCCGCTTCCGCCGCCCAGCAGGCCACCGGCATCGGGCAGATCCGCCAGGCCATGCGCGACGTGAGCCAGGCCACCCAGCAGATGCTCTCCAGTACCCGCCAGACCGAGCGCGCCATGCAGGACCTCAACGGCATGGGCCAGAAGCTCAAGAGCCTGCTGGGCGAGTACGGACGCGCCGCGTGA